The following proteins come from a genomic window of Bos mutus isolate GX-2022 chromosome 23, NWIPB_WYAK_1.1, whole genome shotgun sequence:
- the LOC138984887 gene encoding histone H3.1, protein MARTKQTARKSTGGKAPRKQLATKAARKSAPATGGVKKPHRYRPGTVALREIRRYQKSTELLIRKLPFQRLVREIAQDFKTDLRFQSSAVMALQEACEAYLVGLFEDTNLCAIHAKRVTIMPKDIQLARRIRGERA, encoded by the coding sequence ATGGCTCGGACTAAGCAGACTGCTCGGAAATCCACTGGCGGCAAGGCCCCGCGCAAGCAGCTGGCCACCAAAGCAGCCCGTAAGAGCGCGCCGGCCACCGGCGGTGTGAAGAAGCCTCACCGCTACCGGCCTGGCACCGTGGCCCTGCGCGAGATCCGCCGCTACCAGAAGTCTACGGAGCTGCTGATCCGCAAGCTACCGTTCCAGCGGCTGGTGCGCGAGATCGCACAGGACTTTAAGACCGACCTCCGCTTCCAGAGCTCGGCGGTGATGGCGCTGCAGGAGGCGTGCGAGGCCTACCTGGTGGGGCTCTTCGAGGACACCAACCTGTGTGCCATCCACGCCAAGCGCGTCACCATCATGCCCAAGGACATCCAGCTTGCCCGCCGGATCCGCGGGGAGAGGGCGTAA
- the LOC102285798 gene encoding histone H2A type 1-B: MSGRGKQGGKARAKAKTRSSRAGLQFPVGRVHRLLRKGNYSERVGAGAPVYLAAVLEYLTAEILELAGNAARDNKKTRIIPRHLQLAIRNDEELNKLLGRVTIAQGGVLPNIQAVLLPKKTESHHKAKGK, encoded by the coding sequence ATGTCAGGCCGTGGTAAACAGGGTGGCAAGGCTCGCGCTAAAGCTAAAACTCGTTCTTCGCGTGCTGGGCTCCAGTTTCCCGTGGGCCGCGTGCACCGCCTGCTCCGGAAGGGCAACTACTCCGAGCGTGTCGGGGCCGGCGCACCGGTGTATCTGGCAGCGGTGTTGGAGTACCTGACAGCCGAGATCTTGGAGCTGGCGGGAAACGCAGCCCGGGACAACAAGAAGACCCGCATCATCCCGCGCCACTTGCAGCTGGCCATCCGCAACGACGAAGAGCTCAACAAGCTGCTGGGCCGTGTGACCATCGCTCAGGGTGGTGTGCTGCCCAACATCCAGGCTGTGCTGCTGCCCAAGAAGACTGAGAGCCACCATAAGGCCAAGGGCAAGTAA
- the LOC102280848 gene encoding histone H2B type 1-B, which produces MPEPSKSAPAPKKGSKKAITKAQKKDGKKRKRSRKESYSIYVYKVLKQVHPDTGISSKAMGIMNSFVNDIFERIAGEASRLAHYNKRSTITSREIQTAVRLLLPGELAKHAVSEGTKAVTKYTSSK; this is translated from the coding sequence ATGCCTGAGCCGTCTAAATCTGCTCCGGCTCCTAAAAAAGGCTCTAAGAAAGCCATCACTAAGGCACAGAAGAAAGATGGCAAAAAACGCAAGCGCAGTCGTAAAGAGAGCTACTCTATTTATGTGTACAAGGTTTTGAAGCAGGTGCATCCCGATACTGGTATCTCATCTAAGGCCATGGgtatcatgaactccttcgtgAACGACATTTTCGAGCGCATCGCCGGCGAGGCGTCACGCCTGGCGCATTACAACAAGCGCTCGACCATTACATCCCGGGAGATCCAGACGGCCGTGCGCCTGCTGCTGCccggggagctggccaagcatgCTGTTTCTGAGGGTACCAAGGCCGTAACTAAATACACCAGCTCCAAATGA
- the LOC138984913 gene encoding histone H3.1-like, producing the protein MVLSRGTFEKFRDQSECFQLYLKATTYAWSRPLVSDHSLVMARTKQTARKSTGGKAPRKQLATKAARKSAPATGGVKKPHRYRPGTVALREIRRYQKSTELLIRKLPFQRLVREIAQDFKTDLRFQSSAVMALQEACEAYLVGLFEDTNLCAIHAKRVTIMPKDIQLARRIRGERA; encoded by the coding sequence ATGGTTTTATCGCGCGGTACTTTTGAAAAATTCCGAGACCAATCAGAATGCTTCCAACTATATTTAAAGGCAACTACCTACGCTTGGAGCAGACCTTTGGTTTCTGATCACTCACTTGTGATGGCTCGTACTAAGCAGACTGCTCGGAAGTCCACCGGTGGCAAGGCGCCGCGCAAGCAGCTGGCCACTAAGGCGGCCCGCAAGAGCGCGCCGGCCACCGGCGGCGTGAAGAAGCCGCACCGCTACCGCCCCGGCACGGTAGCTCTGCGCGAGATCCGCCGCTACCAGAAGTCCACGGAGCTGCTGATCCGCAAGCTGCCGTTCCAGCGGCTGGTGCGCGAGATTGCGCAGGACTTCAAGACCGACTTGCGTTTCCAGAGCTCTGCGGTGATGGCGCTGCAGGAGGCGTGCGAGGCCTACCTGGTGGGGCTCTTCGAGGACACCAACCTTTGTGCCATCCACGCCAAGCGCGTCACCATCATGCCCAAGGACATCCAGCTTGCCCGCCGCATCCGCGGGGAGAGAGCATAA
- the H1-2 gene encoding histone H1.2 yields the protein MSETAPAAPAAAPPAEKTPVKKKAAKKPAGARRKASGPPVSELITKAVAASKERSGVSLAALKKALAAAGYDVEKNNSRIKLGLKSLVSKGTLVQTKGTGASGSFKLNKKAATGEAKPKAKKAGAAKPKKAAGAAKKTKKATGAATPKKTAKKTPKKAKKPAAAAVTKKVAKSPKKAKAAKPKKAAKSAAKAVKPKAAKPKVAKPKKAAPKKK from the coding sequence ATGTCGGAGACTGCTCCTGCTGCTCCCGCTGCCGCACCTCCTGCGGAGAAGACCCCAGTCAAGAAGAAGGCTGCCAAAAAGCCGGCTGGGGCGCGCCGGAAGGCCTCCGGGCCCCCGGTGTCCGAGCTCATCACCAAGGCTGTCGCCGCCTCCAAGGAACGCAGCGGCGTGTCTTTAGCTGCGCTCAAGAAGGCACTGGCGGCCGCCGGCTACGATGTGGAGAAGAACAACAGCCGCATCAAGCTGGGTCTCAAGAGCTTGGTGAGCAAAGGCACCCTGGTGCAGACTAAGGGCACTGGGGCTTCTGGTTCTTTCAAGCTCAACAAGAAGGCAGCCACCGGGGAGGCCAAGCCCAAGGCCAAGAAGGCGGGTGCGGCCAAGCCCAAGAAGGCTGCCGGGGCGGCTAAGAAGACCAAGAAAGCCACGGGCGCGGCCACTCCAAAGAAAACTGCTAAGAAGACCCCGAAGAAAGCGAAGAAACCGGCCGCAGCTGCTGTGACCAAGAAAGTGGCGAAGAGCCCTAAGAAAGCTAAGGCTGCCAAGCCCAAGAAGGCCGCCAAAAGCGCAGCGAAGGCGGTTAAGCCGAAGGCCGCTAAGCCCAAGGTTGCCAAGCCCAAGAAGGCTGCACCCAAGAAGAAGTAG
- the HFE gene encoding hereditary hemochromatosis protein: MGPRARPALLLLILLRTAATQGRPPRSHSLRFLFMGASKPDLGLPLFEALGYVDDQLFVSYDHESRRAERRAPWLWGRATSQLWLQLSQNLKGWDHMFIVDFWTIMDNHNQSKVTKLGALPESHTLQVILGCELQEDNSTRGFWKYGYDGQDHLEFRPETLDWRAAEPRAQVTKLEWEVNKIRAKQNRAYLDRDCPEQLLHLLELGRGPLEQQVPPLVKVTHHVTSSLTTLRCRALNFYPQNITIRWLKEKQFLDAKEIKPEDVLPNGDGTYQAWVALAMLPGEEQRYSCQVEHPGLDQPLTATWEPSLSGTLVTGILSGIAVCVIIFLIGILFRILKRRQSSRGAAVNYALAECE, encoded by the exons ATGGGCCCGCGAGCCCGGCCGGCGCTTCTCCTCTTGATCCTCCTGCGGACGGCGGCCACGCAGGGGCGACCGCCGC GGTCACACTCCCTGCGCTTCCTCTTCATGGGCGCCTCCAAACCAGACCTCGGGCTGCCCCTGTTTGAGGCTTTGGGCTACGTGGATGACCAGCTGTTCGTGTCCTATGATCATGAGAGTCGCCGTGCAGAGCGGCGCGCCCCATGGCTCTGGGGCAGGGCCACCAGCCAGCTGTGGCTGCAGCTGAGTCAGAATCTGAAAGGCTGGGACCACATGTTCATCGTGGACTTCTGGACGATCATGGACAACCACAACCAAAGCAAGG TAACGAAGCTGGGGGCGTTGCCAGAGTCCCACACCCTGCAGGTGATCCTGGGCTGTGAGTTGCAAGAGGACAACAGCACCAGAGGGTTCTGGAAGTACGGGTACGATGGGCAGGACCATCTTGAATTCCGGCCTGAGACACTGGATTGGAGAGCAGCAGAGCCCAGGGCCCAAGTCACCAAGCTGGAGTGGGAAGTGAACAAGATTCGGGCCAAGCAGAACAGGGCCTACCTGGATCGGGATTGCCCCGAGCAGCTGCTGCATTTGCTGGAGCTGGGGAGAGGGCCTCTGGAGCAGCAAG TGCCTCCTTTGGTGAAAGTGACTCATCACGTGACCTCTTCACTGACTACTCTTCGGTGTCGGGCTCTGAACTTCTACCCCCAGAACATCACCATTAGGTGGCTGAAGGAGAAGCAGTTCCTGGATGCCAAGGAGATTAAGCCAGAGGATGTGTTGCCCAATGGGGACGGGACCTACCAGGCCTGGGTGGCCTTGGCCATGCtccctggggaagagcagagataCAGCTGCCAAGTGGAGCACCCAGGCCTGGATCAGCCCCTCACTGCCACCTGGG AGCCCTCACTGTCTGGCACCCTGGTCACTGGAATCCTCAGTGGGATTGCTGTTTGCGTCATCATCTTCCTTATTGGAATTTTGTTCAGAATCTTAAAGAGACGGCAGTCTTCGA GAGGAGCCGCTGTCAACTATGCCTTAGCCGAATGTGAATGA